A section of the Metabacillus endolithicus genome encodes:
- a CDS encoding NCS2 family permease, translating into MKKFFQFDELGTNYRREIIGGLTTFLSMAYILFVNPNTLAMTSIPDLPAEMRMDTGAIFTATAIAAAVGSLLMGLIAKYPIALAPGMGLNAFFSFTVVLTMGVPWQTALSGVLVSGLIFILLTLSGLREKIINSIPAELKFAVSAGIGLFITFVGFQGAGIIVNNDATLVGLGDFTNPQTLLAIFGIIVTVILMVRGVNGGIFYGMLITAIVGMIFNQIAVPTEIVGQIPSLAPTFGQAFMNLDQIFTVQMLVVILTFLFVDFFDTAGTLVGVANQAGLMKDNKLPRAGKALFADSAATVVGSVLGTSTTTSYIESSAGVAAGARSGFASVVTAVLFLLALFFSPLLGVITSAVTAPALIIVGALMVSSLGQIDWKRFEIAVPAFLTIITMPLSYSIATGIAVGFIFYPITMIMKGRGKEIHPVMYGLFVIFVLYFVFLA; encoded by the coding sequence ATGAAGAAGTTTTTTCAGTTTGATGAATTAGGTACAAATTATCGACGTGAAATTATTGGTGGTTTAACAACGTTCTTATCAATGGCTTATATTTTATTTGTTAACCCTAACACATTAGCCATGACGTCAATTCCAGATCTACCTGCTGAAATGCGAATGGATACAGGAGCTATTTTCACAGCAACTGCTATTGCCGCTGCTGTTGGTTCATTGTTAATGGGGCTTATAGCCAAATATCCAATTGCCTTGGCACCAGGTATGGGGTTAAACGCATTTTTCTCATTCACAGTTGTTTTAACAATGGGAGTACCTTGGCAAACAGCTTTATCAGGGGTTTTAGTATCAGGACTTATTTTTATTCTTCTTACTTTATCAGGATTACGTGAAAAGATTATTAACTCTATTCCAGCTGAATTAAAATTCGCTGTAAGTGCCGGAATTGGATTATTCATAACATTTGTTGGTTTTCAAGGTGCAGGCATTATTGTTAATAATGATGCTACTTTAGTTGGGTTAGGTGACTTCACTAATCCTCAAACACTTTTAGCTATATTCGGTATTATTGTGACAGTTATTTTAATGGTTCGTGGAGTAAATGGTGGTATCTTCTACGGAATGCTAATTACAGCAATTGTAGGAATGATCTTTAATCAAATTGCTGTTCCGACAGAAATTGTTGGTCAAATACCAAGCTTAGCGCCAACGTTTGGACAAGCATTTATGAACTTAGATCAAATCTTTACTGTTCAAATGTTAGTTGTTATTTTGACATTCTTATTCGTAGATTTCTTTGATACAGCTGGAACACTTGTTGGAGTAGCTAACCAAGCTGGTCTAATGAAAGATAATAAGTTACCTAGAGCAGGAAAAGCGTTGTTCGCAGATTCTGCTGCAACAGTAGTAGGTTCTGTTTTAGGCACATCTACAACAACTTCATATATTGAGTCTTCTGCAGGTGTTGCCGCTGGAGCTCGTTCAGGTTTCGCATCAGTCGTAACTGCTGTCCTGTTCTTATTAGCCTTATTCTTCTCTCCGCTTTTAGGAGTTATTACTTCAGCAGTTACCGCACCTGCATTAATCATTGTAGGGGCTCTAATGGTATCATCTTTAGGACAGATTGACTGGAAACGATTTGAAATTGCTGTGCCAGCATTCTTAACAATTATTACAATGCCTTTATCTTACAGTATTGCAACAGGTATTGCAGTTGGATTCATCTTCTATCCAATTACAATGATCATGAAGGGTAGAGGAAAAGAAATTCACCCGGTTATGTACGGACTGTTTGTCATCTTTGTACTATATTTTGTATTCTTAGCTTAA